From Macaca mulatta isolate MMU2019108-1 chromosome 3, T2T-MMU8v2.0, whole genome shotgun sequence, the proteins below share one genomic window:
- the KCNH2 gene encoding voltage-gated inwardly rectifying potassium channel KCNH2 isoform X1 produces MPVRRGHVAPQNTFLDTIIRKFEGQSRKFIIANARVENCAVIYCNDGFCELCGYSRAEVMQRPCTCDFLHGPRTQRRAAAQIAQALLGAEERKVEIAFYRKDGSCFLCLVDVVPVKNEDGAVIMFILNFEVVMEKDMVGSPAHDTNHRGPPTSWLASGRAKTFRLKLPALLALTARESSVRSGGAGGGGAPGAVVVDVDLTPAAPSSESLALDEVTAMDNHVAGLGPAEERRALVGPGSPPRSAPGPLPSPRAHSLNPDASGSSCSLARTRSRESCASVRRASSADDIEAMRAGALPPPPRHASTGAMHPLRSGLLNSTSDSDLVRYRTISKIPQITLNFVDLKGDPFLASPTSDREIIAPKIKERTHNVTEKVTQVLSLGADVLPEYKLQAPRIHRWTILHYSPFKAVWDWLILLLVIYTAVFTPYSAAFLLKETEEGPPATECGYACQPLAVVDLIVDIMFIVDILINFRTTYVNANEEVVSHPGRIAVHYFKGWFLIDMVAAIPFDLLIFGSGSEELIGLLKTARLLRLVRVARKLDRYSEYGAAVLFLLMCTFALIAHWLACIWYAIGNMEQPHMDSRIGWLHNLGDQIGKPYNSSGLGGPSIKDKYVTALYFTFSSLTSVGFGNVSPNTNSEKIFSICVMLIGSLMYASIFGNVSAIIQRLYSGTARYHTQMLRVREFIRFHQIPNPLRQRLEEYFQHAWSYTNGIDMNAVLKGFPECLQADICLHLNRSLLQHCKPFRGATKGCLRALAMKFKTTHAPPGDTLVHAGDLLTALYFISRGSIEILRGDVVVAILGKNDIFGEPLNLYARPGKSNGDVRALTYCDLHKIHRDDLLEVLDMYPEFSDHFWSSLEITFNLRDTNMIPGSPGSAELEGGFSRQRKRKLSFRRRTDKDTEQPGEVSALGPGRAGAGPSSRGRPGGPWGESPSSGPSSPESSEDEGPGRSSSPLRLVPFSSPRPPGEPPGGEPLMDDCEKSSDTCNPLSGAFSGVSNIFSFWGDSRGRQYQELPRCPAPTPSLLNIPLSSPGRRPRGDVESRLDALQRQLNRLETRLSADMATVLQLLQRQMTLVPPAYSAVTTPGPGPTSTSPLLPVSPLPTLTLDSLSQVSQFMACEELPPGAPELPQDGPTRRLSLPGQLGALTSQPLHRHGSDPGS; encoded by the exons GGAGCTGCTTCCTATGTCTGGTGGATGTGGTGCCCGTGAAGAACGAGGATGGGGCTGTCATCATGTTCATCCTCAATTTCGAGGTGGTGATGGAGAAGGACATGGTGGGGTCCCCGGCTCATGACACCAATCACCGGGGCCCCCCAACCAGCTGGCTGGCCTCAG GCCGCGCCAAGACCTTCCGCCTGAAGCTGCCCGCGCTGCTGGCGCTGACGGCCCGGGAGTCGTCGGTGCGGTCGGGCGGCGCAGGCGGCGGGGGCGCCCCCGGGGCCGTGGTGGTGGACGTGGACCTGACGCCCGCGGCACCCAGCAGCGAGTCCCTGGCCCTGGACGAAGTGACGGCCATGGACAACCATGTGGCAGGGCTTGGGCCCGCGGAGGAGCGGCGCGCGCTGGTGGGTCCTGGCTCTCCGCCCCGCAGCGCGCCCGGCCCGCTCCCATCGCCCCGCGCGCACAGCCTCAACCCCGACGCCTCAGGCTCCAGCTGCAGCCTGGCCCGGACGCGCTCCCGAGAGAGCTGCGCCAGCGTGCGCCGCGCCTCGTCGGCCGACGACATCGAGGCCATGCGCGCCGGGGCGCTGCCCCCGCCGCCGCGCCACGCCAGCACCG GGGCCATGCACCCCCTGCGCAGTGGCTTACTCAACTCCACCTCAGACTCCGACCTCGTGCGCTACCGCACCATCAGCAAGATTCCCCAAATCACCCTCAACTTTGTGGACCTCAAGGGTGACCCCTTCTTGGCTTCTCCCACCAGTGACCGTGAGATCATAGCACCCAAGATAAAGGAGCGAACCCACAATGTCACCGAGAAGGTCACCCAG GTCCTATCCCTGGGCGCCGATGTGCTGCCTGAGTACAAGCTGCAGGCACCGCGCATCCACCGCTGGACCATCCTGCACTACAGCCCCTTCAAGGCGGTGTGGGACTGGCTCATCCTGCTGCTGGTCATCTACACGGCTGTCTTCACGCCCTACTCGGCTGCCTTCCTGCTGAAGGAGACAGAAGAAGGCCCACCTGCTACCGAATGTGGCTATGCCTGCCAGCCGCTGGCCGTGGTGGACCTCATTGTGGACATCATGTTCATTGTGGACATTCTCATCAACTTCCGCACCACCTATGTCAATGCCAACGAGGAGGTGGTCAGCCACCCCGGCCGCATCGCCGTCCACTACTTCAAGGGCTGGTTCCTCATTGACATGGTGGCCGCCATCCCCTTCGACCTGCTCATCTTCGGCTCTGGCTCTGAGGAG CTGATCGGACTGCTGAAGACAGCGCGGCTGCTGCGGCTGGTGCGCGTGGCGCGGAAGCTGGACCGCTACTCAGAGTACGGCGCGGCCGTGCTGTTCTTGCTCATGTGCACCTTCGCGCTCATTGCGCACTGGCTGGCCTGCATCTGGTACGCCATCGGCAACATGGAGCAGCCGCACATGGACTCCCGCATTGGCTGGCTGCACAACCTGGGCGACCAGATAGGCAAGCCCTACAACAGCAGCGGCCTGGGCGGCCCCTCCATCAAGGACAAGTATGTGACCGCGCTATACTTCACCTTCAGCAGCCTCACCAGCGTGGGCTTTGGCAACGTCTCTCCCAACACCAACTCAGAGAAGATCTTCTCCATCTGCGTCATGCTCATTGGCT CCCTCATGTACGCTAGCATCTTCGGCAACGTGTCGGCCATCATCCAGCGGCTGTACTCGGGCACAGCCCGCTACCACACACAGATGCTGCGGGTGCGGGAGTTCATCCGTTTCCACCAGATCCCCAACCCCCTGCGCCAGCGCCTCGAGGAGTACTTCCAGCACGCCTGGTCCTACACCAACGGCATCGACATGAACGCG gtGCTGAAGGGCTTCCCTGAGTGCCTGCAGGCTGACATCTGCCTGCACCTGAACCGCTCACTGCTGCAGCACTGCAAACCTTTCCGAGGGGCCACCAAGGGCTGCCTTCGGGCCCTGGCCATGAAGTTCAAGACCACACATGCACCGCCAGGGGACACACTGGTGCATGCTGGGGACCTGCTCACCGCCCTGTACTTCATCTCCCGGGGCTCCATCGAGATCCTGCGGGGCGACGTCGTCGTGGCCATCCTGG GGAAGAATGACATCTTTGGGGAGCCTCTGAACCTGTATGCGAGGCCTGGCAAGTCGAACGGGGACGTGCGGGCCCTCACCTACTGTGACCTACACAAGATCCATCGGGATGACCTGCTGGAGGTGCTGGACATGTACCCTGAGTTCTCCGACCACTTCTGGTCCAGCCTGGAGATCACCTTCAACCTGCGAGAT ACCAACATGATCCCGGGCTCCCCCGGCAGCGCGGAGTTAGAGGGTGGCTTCAGTCGGCAACGCAAGCGCAAGCTGTCCTTCCGCAGGCGCACGGACAAGG ACACGGAGCAGCCAGGGGAGGTGTCGGCCTTGGGGCCGGGCCGGGCGGGGGCAGGGCCGAGTAGCCGGGGCCGGCCGGGGGGGCCGTGGGGGGAGAGCCCGTCCAGTGGCCCCTCCAGCCCTGAGAGCAGTGAGGATGAGGGCCCAGGCCGCAGCTCCAGCCCCCTCCGCCTGGTGCCCTTCTCCAGCCCCAGGCCCCCCGGAGAGCCGCCGGGTGGGGAGCCCCTGATGGACGACTGCGAGAAGAGCAGCGACACTTGCAACCCCCTGTCAG GCGCTTTCTCGGGAGTGTCCAACATTTTCAGCTTCTGGGGGGACAGTCGGGGCCGCCAGTACCAGGAGCTCCCTCGatgccccgcccccacccccagcctcctcaACATCCCCCTCTCCAGCCCGGGTCGGCGGCCCCGGGGTGACGTGGAGAGCAGGCTGGACGCCCTCCAGCGCCAGCTCAACAG GCTGGAGACCCGGCTAAGTGCAGACATGGCCACTGTCCTGCAGCTGCTACAGAGGCAGATGACGCTGGTCCCGCCCGCCTACAGTGCTGTGACCACCCCGGGGCCTGGCCCCACTTCCACATCCCCACTGTTGCCCGtcagccccctccccaccctcacctTGGACTCGCTTTCTCAG GTTTCCCAGTTCATGGCGTGTGAGGAGCTGCCCCCGGGGGCCCCAGAGCTCCCCCAAGATGGCCCCACGCGACGCCTCTCCCTGCCGGGCCAGCTGGGGGCCCTCACCTCCCAGCCCCTGCACAGACACGGCTCGGACCCGGGCAGTTAG
- the KCNH2 gene encoding voltage-gated inwardly rectifying potassium channel KCNH2 isoform X4, with the protein MQRPCTCDFLHGPRTQRRAAAQIAQALLGAEERKVEIAFYRKDGSCFLCLVDVVPVKNEDGAVIMFILNFEVVMEKDMVGSPAHDTNHRGPPTSWLASGRAKTFRLKLPALLALTARESSVRSGGAGGGGAPGAVVVDVDLTPAAPSSESLALDEVTAMDNHVAGLGPAEERRALVGPGSPPRSAPGPLPSPRAHSLNPDASGSSCSLARTRSRESCASVRRASSADDIEAMRAGALPPPPRHASTGAMHPLRSGLLNSTSDSDLVRYRTISKIPQITLNFVDLKGDPFLASPTSDREIIAPKIKERTHNVTEKVTQVLSLGADVLPEYKLQAPRIHRWTILHYSPFKAVWDWLILLLVIYTAVFTPYSAAFLLKETEEGPPATECGYACQPLAVVDLIVDIMFIVDILINFRTTYVNANEEVVSHPGRIAVHYFKGWFLIDMVAAIPFDLLIFGSGSEELIGLLKTARLLRLVRVARKLDRYSEYGAAVLFLLMCTFALIAHWLACIWYAIGNMEQPHMDSRIGWLHNLGDQIGKPYNSSGLGGPSIKDKYVTALYFTFSSLTSVGFGNVSPNTNSEKIFSICVMLIGSLMYASIFGNVSAIIQRLYSGTARYHTQMLRVREFIRFHQIPNPLRQRLEEYFQHAWSYTNGIDMNAVLKGFPECLQADICLHLNRSLLQHCKPFRGATKGCLRALAMKFKTTHAPPGDTLVHAGDLLTALYFISRGSIEILRGDVVVAILGKNDIFGEPLNLYARPGKSNGDVRALTYCDLHKIHRDDLLEVLDMYPEFSDHFWSSLEITFNLRDTNMIPGSPGSAELEGGFSRQRKRKLSFRRRTDKDTEQPGEVSALGPGRAGAGPSSRGRPGGPWGESPSSGPSSPESSEDEGPGRSSSPLRLVPFSSPRPPGEPPGGEPLMDDCEKSSDTCNPLSGAFSGVSNIFSFWGDSRGRQYQELPRCPAPTPSLLNIPLSSPGRRPRGDVESRLDALQRQLNRLETRLSADMATVLQLLQRQMTLVPPAYSAVTTPGPGPTSTSPLLPVSPLPTLTLDSLSQVSQFMACEELPPGAPELPQDGPTRRLSLPGQLGALTSQPLHRHGSDPGS; encoded by the exons GGAGCTGCTTCCTATGTCTGGTGGATGTGGTGCCCGTGAAGAACGAGGATGGGGCTGTCATCATGTTCATCCTCAATTTCGAGGTGGTGATGGAGAAGGACATGGTGGGGTCCCCGGCTCATGACACCAATCACCGGGGCCCCCCAACCAGCTGGCTGGCCTCAG GCCGCGCCAAGACCTTCCGCCTGAAGCTGCCCGCGCTGCTGGCGCTGACGGCCCGGGAGTCGTCGGTGCGGTCGGGCGGCGCAGGCGGCGGGGGCGCCCCCGGGGCCGTGGTGGTGGACGTGGACCTGACGCCCGCGGCACCCAGCAGCGAGTCCCTGGCCCTGGACGAAGTGACGGCCATGGACAACCATGTGGCAGGGCTTGGGCCCGCGGAGGAGCGGCGCGCGCTGGTGGGTCCTGGCTCTCCGCCCCGCAGCGCGCCCGGCCCGCTCCCATCGCCCCGCGCGCACAGCCTCAACCCCGACGCCTCAGGCTCCAGCTGCAGCCTGGCCCGGACGCGCTCCCGAGAGAGCTGCGCCAGCGTGCGCCGCGCCTCGTCGGCCGACGACATCGAGGCCATGCGCGCCGGGGCGCTGCCCCCGCCGCCGCGCCACGCCAGCACCG GGGCCATGCACCCCCTGCGCAGTGGCTTACTCAACTCCACCTCAGACTCCGACCTCGTGCGCTACCGCACCATCAGCAAGATTCCCCAAATCACCCTCAACTTTGTGGACCTCAAGGGTGACCCCTTCTTGGCTTCTCCCACCAGTGACCGTGAGATCATAGCACCCAAGATAAAGGAGCGAACCCACAATGTCACCGAGAAGGTCACCCAG GTCCTATCCCTGGGCGCCGATGTGCTGCCTGAGTACAAGCTGCAGGCACCGCGCATCCACCGCTGGACCATCCTGCACTACAGCCCCTTCAAGGCGGTGTGGGACTGGCTCATCCTGCTGCTGGTCATCTACACGGCTGTCTTCACGCCCTACTCGGCTGCCTTCCTGCTGAAGGAGACAGAAGAAGGCCCACCTGCTACCGAATGTGGCTATGCCTGCCAGCCGCTGGCCGTGGTGGACCTCATTGTGGACATCATGTTCATTGTGGACATTCTCATCAACTTCCGCACCACCTATGTCAATGCCAACGAGGAGGTGGTCAGCCACCCCGGCCGCATCGCCGTCCACTACTTCAAGGGCTGGTTCCTCATTGACATGGTGGCCGCCATCCCCTTCGACCTGCTCATCTTCGGCTCTGGCTCTGAGGAG CTGATCGGACTGCTGAAGACAGCGCGGCTGCTGCGGCTGGTGCGCGTGGCGCGGAAGCTGGACCGCTACTCAGAGTACGGCGCGGCCGTGCTGTTCTTGCTCATGTGCACCTTCGCGCTCATTGCGCACTGGCTGGCCTGCATCTGGTACGCCATCGGCAACATGGAGCAGCCGCACATGGACTCCCGCATTGGCTGGCTGCACAACCTGGGCGACCAGATAGGCAAGCCCTACAACAGCAGCGGCCTGGGCGGCCCCTCCATCAAGGACAAGTATGTGACCGCGCTATACTTCACCTTCAGCAGCCTCACCAGCGTGGGCTTTGGCAACGTCTCTCCCAACACCAACTCAGAGAAGATCTTCTCCATCTGCGTCATGCTCATTGGCT CCCTCATGTACGCTAGCATCTTCGGCAACGTGTCGGCCATCATCCAGCGGCTGTACTCGGGCACAGCCCGCTACCACACACAGATGCTGCGGGTGCGGGAGTTCATCCGTTTCCACCAGATCCCCAACCCCCTGCGCCAGCGCCTCGAGGAGTACTTCCAGCACGCCTGGTCCTACACCAACGGCATCGACATGAACGCG gtGCTGAAGGGCTTCCCTGAGTGCCTGCAGGCTGACATCTGCCTGCACCTGAACCGCTCACTGCTGCAGCACTGCAAACCTTTCCGAGGGGCCACCAAGGGCTGCCTTCGGGCCCTGGCCATGAAGTTCAAGACCACACATGCACCGCCAGGGGACACACTGGTGCATGCTGGGGACCTGCTCACCGCCCTGTACTTCATCTCCCGGGGCTCCATCGAGATCCTGCGGGGCGACGTCGTCGTGGCCATCCTGG GGAAGAATGACATCTTTGGGGAGCCTCTGAACCTGTATGCGAGGCCTGGCAAGTCGAACGGGGACGTGCGGGCCCTCACCTACTGTGACCTACACAAGATCCATCGGGATGACCTGCTGGAGGTGCTGGACATGTACCCTGAGTTCTCCGACCACTTCTGGTCCAGCCTGGAGATCACCTTCAACCTGCGAGAT ACCAACATGATCCCGGGCTCCCCCGGCAGCGCGGAGTTAGAGGGTGGCTTCAGTCGGCAACGCAAGCGCAAGCTGTCCTTCCGCAGGCGCACGGACAAGG ACACGGAGCAGCCAGGGGAGGTGTCGGCCTTGGGGCCGGGCCGGGCGGGGGCAGGGCCGAGTAGCCGGGGCCGGCCGGGGGGGCCGTGGGGGGAGAGCCCGTCCAGTGGCCCCTCCAGCCCTGAGAGCAGTGAGGATGAGGGCCCAGGCCGCAGCTCCAGCCCCCTCCGCCTGGTGCCCTTCTCCAGCCCCAGGCCCCCCGGAGAGCCGCCGGGTGGGGAGCCCCTGATGGACGACTGCGAGAAGAGCAGCGACACTTGCAACCCCCTGTCAG GCGCTTTCTCGGGAGTGTCCAACATTTTCAGCTTCTGGGGGGACAGTCGGGGCCGCCAGTACCAGGAGCTCCCTCGatgccccgcccccacccccagcctcctcaACATCCCCCTCTCCAGCCCGGGTCGGCGGCCCCGGGGTGACGTGGAGAGCAGGCTGGACGCCCTCCAGCGCCAGCTCAACAG GCTGGAGACCCGGCTAAGTGCAGACATGGCCACTGTCCTGCAGCTGCTACAGAGGCAGATGACGCTGGTCCCGCCCGCCTACAGTGCTGTGACCACCCCGGGGCCTGGCCCCACTTCCACATCCCCACTGTTGCCCGtcagccccctccccaccctcacctTGGACTCGCTTTCTCAG GTTTCCCAGTTCATGGCGTGTGAGGAGCTGCCCCCGGGGGCCCCAGAGCTCCCCCAAGATGGCCCCACGCGACGCCTCTCCCTGCCGGGCCAGCTGGGGGCCCTCACCTCCCAGCCCCTGCACAGACACGGCTCGGACCCGGGCAGTTAG
- the KCNH2 gene encoding voltage-gated inwardly rectifying potassium channel KCNH2 isoform X8: MAAPAGKASRTGALRPRAQKGRVRRAVRISSLVAQEVLSLGADVLPEYKLQAPRIHRWTILHYSPFKAVWDWLILLLVIYTAVFTPYSAAFLLKETEEGPPATECGYACQPLAVVDLIVDIMFIVDILINFRTTYVNANEEVVSHPGRIAVHYFKGWFLIDMVAAIPFDLLIFGSGSEELIGLLKTARLLRLVRVARKLDRYSEYGAAVLFLLMCTFALIAHWLACIWYAIGNMEQPHMDSRIGWLHNLGDQIGKPYNSSGLGGPSIKDKYVTALYFTFSSLTSVGFGNVSPNTNSEKIFSICVMLIGSLMYASIFGNVSAIIQRLYSGTARYHTQMLRVREFIRFHQIPNPLRQRLEEYFQHAWSYTNGIDMNAVLKGFPECLQADICLHLNRSLLQHCKPFRGATKGCLRALAMKFKTTHAPPGDTLVHAGDLLTALYFISRGSIEILRGDVVVAILGKNDIFGEPLNLYARPGKSNGDVRALTYCDLHKIHRDDLLEVLDMYPEFSDHFWSSLEITFNLRDTNMIPGSPGSAELEGGFSRQRKRKLSFRRRTDKDTEQPGEVSALGPGRAGAGPSSRGRPGGPWGESPSSGPSSPESSEDEGPGRSSSPLRLVPFSSPRPPGEPPGGEPLMDDCEKSSDTCNPLSGAFSGVSNIFSFWGDSRGRQYQELPRCPAPTPSLLNIPLSSPGRRPRGDVESRLDALQRQLNRLETRLSADMATVLQLLQRQMTLVPPAYSAVTTPGPGPTSTSPLLPVSPLPTLTLDSLSQVSQFMACEELPPGAPELPQDGPTRRLSLPGQLGALTSQPLHRHGSDPGS, encoded by the exons ATGGCGGCCCCAGCTGGGAAGGCGAGCAGGACAGGGGCTCTGCGGCCCAGGGCCCAGAAAGGCCGGGTGAGGCGGGCAGTGCGCATCTCCAGCCTCGTAGCCCAGGAG GTCCTATCCCTGGGCGCCGATGTGCTGCCTGAGTACAAGCTGCAGGCACCGCGCATCCACCGCTGGACCATCCTGCACTACAGCCCCTTCAAGGCGGTGTGGGACTGGCTCATCCTGCTGCTGGTCATCTACACGGCTGTCTTCACGCCCTACTCGGCTGCCTTCCTGCTGAAGGAGACAGAAGAAGGCCCACCTGCTACCGAATGTGGCTATGCCTGCCAGCCGCTGGCCGTGGTGGACCTCATTGTGGACATCATGTTCATTGTGGACATTCTCATCAACTTCCGCACCACCTATGTCAATGCCAACGAGGAGGTGGTCAGCCACCCCGGCCGCATCGCCGTCCACTACTTCAAGGGCTGGTTCCTCATTGACATGGTGGCCGCCATCCCCTTCGACCTGCTCATCTTCGGCTCTGGCTCTGAGGAG CTGATCGGACTGCTGAAGACAGCGCGGCTGCTGCGGCTGGTGCGCGTGGCGCGGAAGCTGGACCGCTACTCAGAGTACGGCGCGGCCGTGCTGTTCTTGCTCATGTGCACCTTCGCGCTCATTGCGCACTGGCTGGCCTGCATCTGGTACGCCATCGGCAACATGGAGCAGCCGCACATGGACTCCCGCATTGGCTGGCTGCACAACCTGGGCGACCAGATAGGCAAGCCCTACAACAGCAGCGGCCTGGGCGGCCCCTCCATCAAGGACAAGTATGTGACCGCGCTATACTTCACCTTCAGCAGCCTCACCAGCGTGGGCTTTGGCAACGTCTCTCCCAACACCAACTCAGAGAAGATCTTCTCCATCTGCGTCATGCTCATTGGCT CCCTCATGTACGCTAGCATCTTCGGCAACGTGTCGGCCATCATCCAGCGGCTGTACTCGGGCACAGCCCGCTACCACACACAGATGCTGCGGGTGCGGGAGTTCATCCGTTTCCACCAGATCCCCAACCCCCTGCGCCAGCGCCTCGAGGAGTACTTCCAGCACGCCTGGTCCTACACCAACGGCATCGACATGAACGCG gtGCTGAAGGGCTTCCCTGAGTGCCTGCAGGCTGACATCTGCCTGCACCTGAACCGCTCACTGCTGCAGCACTGCAAACCTTTCCGAGGGGCCACCAAGGGCTGCCTTCGGGCCCTGGCCATGAAGTTCAAGACCACACATGCACCGCCAGGGGACACACTGGTGCATGCTGGGGACCTGCTCACCGCCCTGTACTTCATCTCCCGGGGCTCCATCGAGATCCTGCGGGGCGACGTCGTCGTGGCCATCCTGG GGAAGAATGACATCTTTGGGGAGCCTCTGAACCTGTATGCGAGGCCTGGCAAGTCGAACGGGGACGTGCGGGCCCTCACCTACTGTGACCTACACAAGATCCATCGGGATGACCTGCTGGAGGTGCTGGACATGTACCCTGAGTTCTCCGACCACTTCTGGTCCAGCCTGGAGATCACCTTCAACCTGCGAGAT ACCAACATGATCCCGGGCTCCCCCGGCAGCGCGGAGTTAGAGGGTGGCTTCAGTCGGCAACGCAAGCGCAAGCTGTCCTTCCGCAGGCGCACGGACAAGG ACACGGAGCAGCCAGGGGAGGTGTCGGCCTTGGGGCCGGGCCGGGCGGGGGCAGGGCCGAGTAGCCGGGGCCGGCCGGGGGGGCCGTGGGGGGAGAGCCCGTCCAGTGGCCCCTCCAGCCCTGAGAGCAGTGAGGATGAGGGCCCAGGCCGCAGCTCCAGCCCCCTCCGCCTGGTGCCCTTCTCCAGCCCCAGGCCCCCCGGAGAGCCGCCGGGTGGGGAGCCCCTGATGGACGACTGCGAGAAGAGCAGCGACACTTGCAACCCCCTGTCAG GCGCTTTCTCGGGAGTGTCCAACATTTTCAGCTTCTGGGGGGACAGTCGGGGCCGCCAGTACCAGGAGCTCCCTCGatgccccgcccccacccccagcctcctcaACATCCCCCTCTCCAGCCCGGGTCGGCGGCCCCGGGGTGACGTGGAGAGCAGGCTGGACGCCCTCCAGCGCCAGCTCAACAG GCTGGAGACCCGGCTAAGTGCAGACATGGCCACTGTCCTGCAGCTGCTACAGAGGCAGATGACGCTGGTCCCGCCCGCCTACAGTGCTGTGACCACCCCGGGGCCTGGCCCCACTTCCACATCCCCACTGTTGCCCGtcagccccctccccaccctcacctTGGACTCGCTTTCTCAG GTTTCCCAGTTCATGGCGTGTGAGGAGCTGCCCCCGGGGGCCCCAGAGCTCCCCCAAGATGGCCCCACGCGACGCCTCTCCCTGCCGGGCCAGCTGGGGGCCCTCACCTCCCAGCCCCTGCACAGACACGGCTCGGACCCGGGCAGTTAG